The proteins below are encoded in one region of Helianthus annuus cultivar XRQ/B chromosome 2, HanXRQr2.0-SUNRISE, whole genome shotgun sequence:
- the LOC110924959 gene encoding probable carboxylesterase 15 gives MGSLPHVVEDCHGIVQIFSDGTINRHENIDFSAFKIHDDGSVAWKDYCYNKLHNLHLRIYKPKTTTTATTTAKLPVMYFFHGGGFCFGSFAWPNFHNCCLRLASALNTIVVAPDYRLAPEHRLPAALDDSFDALKWLQAMANDQNPNGGDVVDGVDFDRVFITGDSSGGNIGHYLAVRLGPGSPELTPIKIRGYVLMAPFFGGMERTKSEAEGLPEKMLTVDLLDTFWRMSLPIGTKADHPFANPLGRESPNLELVKLDPMLIIVGGNELMKDRVKLYANRLKELGKIARYVEFDGKQHGFFCNEPYSDVSDSVLSLIKDFMLEHSS, from the exons ATGGGTTCGCTTCCTCATGTTGTGGAAGACTGTCATGGCATTGTACAAATCTTTAGTGACGGTACTATTAACCGTCACGAAAACATTGACTTTTCAGCTTTCAAAATCCACGACGACGGTTCTGTCGCGTGGAAAGATTATTGTTATAATAAACTCCATAACCTCCACCTCCGCATCTACAAACCCAAAACCACCACTACCGCCACCACGACCGCTAAACTACCGGTCATGTACTTTTTCCACGGTGGCGGCTTCTGCTTCGGCTCATTCGCATGGCCGAATTTCCACAACTGCTGCCTCCGCCTCGCCTCCGCCCTAAACACTATTGTGGTGGCCCCGGACTATCGTCTTGCACCCGAGCATCGGCTTCCCGCGGCTCTAGACGACTCATTTGACGCGTTAAAGTGGCTCCAAGCGATGGCGAATGATCAAAACCCGAACGGTGGGGATGTGGTTGATGGGGTGGACTTTGATCGTGTTTTTATAACCGGCGACTCGTCAGGCGGGAATATAGGTCACTACTTGGCAGTTCGGCTGGGCCCCGGCTCACCGGAGCTTACGCCGATCAAAATACGAGGGTATGTGTTGATGGCACCGTTTTTTGGCGGGATGGAGAGGACAAAGTCGGAGGCTGAAGGGTTGCCGGAAAAGATGTTGACCGTTGACCTTCTTGACAC GTTCTGGAGAATGTCATTACCAATAGGAACAAAGGCGGATCACCCGTTCGCAAACCCCTTAGGGCGTGAAAGTCCAAATCTCGAGTTGGTTAAGCTTGACCCGATGCTCATAATAGTCGGAGGGAATGAACTTATGAAAGATAGAGTGAAACTATATGCTAATAGGTTAAAGGAGCTCGGAAAGATAGCACGTTATGTTGAATTTGATGGCAAACAACACGGGTTCTTCTGTAATGAGCCTTACTCAGATGTTTCAGATTCGGTTTTGAGTCTGATAAAAGATTTCATGTTGGAACATTCGAGTTGA